A genomic window from Longimicrobiaceae bacterium includes:
- a CDS encoding methylmalonyl-CoA mutase family protein: MSIVEHEVPPAELLERIARKERELEALRAGLAKWQGALARTPQRDVSFTSISGSEVEALYTPLDRPETGGKEAAYYNERIGFPGEYPFTRGPYGTMYRTRLWTMRQFAGFGTAEETNARYHFLLGRGQTGLSVAFDFPTLMGYDSDHPRSLGEVGKCGVAISSLDDMETLFSGIPLDQVSVSMTINGPAIILFCFYMVAAEKQGVPFQKLRGTVQNDILKEYQAQHAWVYPPEPALRLVIDMFEWASKNAPKYNPISISGYHIREAGATAVQELAYTLRNGFEYVEHGVARGMDVDDFAPRLSFFWDVHNDFFEEIAKFRAARRIWARTLRDKYGSTNPESWRLRTHAQTAGVTLTAQQPENNIVRVAYQAMAAVLGGTQSLHTNSMDETLALPTERAVQIALRTQQVLAYETGVANTIDPLAGSYYVEALTDQMEAEAEEIFAQIDRLGGVVPGIEAGYFQREIARSAFTQQVEIERGERTIVGVNEFTVEGEELQIPLLKVTEEAETRQRERMAGMRARRDQAEVDRTLGLLKDSARSGENVVPAMLDAVRAYATLYEIRAAMEEVFGAYQEPVFF, from the coding sequence ATGAGCATAGTGGAGCACGAGGTCCCGCCCGCCGAGCTGCTGGAGCGGATCGCGCGCAAGGAGCGCGAGCTGGAGGCCCTGCGCGCCGGGCTGGCGAAGTGGCAGGGCGCCCTGGCCCGCACGCCCCAGCGCGACGTCTCCTTCACCAGCATCTCCGGTTCCGAAGTGGAGGCGCTGTACACGCCCCTCGACCGTCCGGAGACGGGCGGGAAGGAGGCGGCGTACTACAACGAGCGCATCGGCTTCCCGGGCGAGTACCCGTTCACGCGCGGGCCGTACGGCACCATGTACCGCACGCGGCTGTGGACCATGCGCCAGTTCGCTGGCTTCGGCACCGCCGAGGAGACGAACGCGCGCTACCACTTCCTGCTCGGCCGCGGCCAGACGGGCCTGAGCGTGGCGTTCGACTTCCCCACGCTCATGGGCTACGACTCGGATCACCCGCGCAGCTTGGGCGAGGTGGGCAAGTGCGGCGTGGCCATCTCGTCGCTCGACGACATGGAGACGCTGTTCAGCGGCATCCCGCTGGACCAGGTGTCGGTGTCGATGACCATCAACGGGCCGGCCATCATCCTCTTCTGCTTCTACATGGTGGCGGCGGAGAAGCAGGGCGTGCCCTTCCAGAAGCTGCGCGGCACCGTCCAGAACGACATCCTCAAGGAGTACCAGGCGCAGCACGCCTGGGTCTACCCGCCGGAGCCCGCGCTTCGGCTGGTGATCGACATGTTCGAGTGGGCATCGAAGAACGCGCCCAAGTACAACCCCATCTCCATCTCCGGCTACCACATCCGCGAGGCGGGCGCCACCGCCGTGCAGGAGCTCGCGTACACGCTGCGCAACGGCTTCGAGTACGTGGAGCACGGCGTGGCGCGGGGGATGGACGTGGACGATTTCGCGCCGCGGCTCTCCTTCTTCTGGGACGTCCACAACGACTTCTTCGAGGAGATCGCCAAGTTCCGCGCCGCCCGCCGCATCTGGGCCCGCACGCTCCGCGACAAGTACGGCTCCACCAACCCGGAGAGCTGGCGCCTGCGCACCCACGCGCAGACGGCGGGCGTGACGCTCACCGCGCAGCAGCCCGAGAACAACATCGTCCGCGTGGCCTACCAGGCCATGGCGGCGGTGCTGGGCGGCACGCAGAGCCTGCACACCAACTCGATGGACGAGACGCTGGCCCTGCCCACCGAGCGCGCCGTGCAGATCGCCCTGCGCACGCAGCAGGTGCTCGCGTACGAGACGGGCGTCGCCAACACCATCGACCCGCTGGCGGGCTCGTACTACGTGGAAGCGCTCACCGACCAGATGGAGGCCGAGGCGGAGGAGATCTTCGCGCAGATCGACCGGCTGGGCGGCGTGGTGCCGGGCATCGAAGCCGGCTACTTCCAGCGCGAGATCGCCCGTTCCGCCTTCACCCAGCAGGTGGAGATCGAGCGCGGGGAGCGCACCATCGTGGGCGTCAACGAGTTCACGGTCGAAGGCGAGGAGCTCCAGATCCCGCTCCTCAAGGTCACCGAGGAGGCCGAGACGCGGCAGCGCGAGCGCATGGCTGGCATGCGCGCCCGCCGCGACCAGGCCGAGGTGGATCGCACGCTGGGCCTGCTCAAGGACTCCGCCCGCTCCGGCGAGAACGTCGTCCCCGCCATGCTCGACGCCGTCCGCGCCTACGCGACCCTGTACGAGATCCGCGCCGCGATGGAAGAGGTCTTCGGCGCCTACCAGGAGCCGGTCTTCTTCTAA
- a CDS encoding methyltransferase domain-containing protein gives MTAPSDWWADYFDEKFVDLYRHFLTNERTEREVAGIREMLSLAPGAEVLDLACGWGRHSIELAEAGFRVTGLDFSPTLLASARKRAKAAGVTVDFVKGDMREVPWTGRFDAVLSLFSSLGYFLSDEEDLRVLRSAHDALKPAGLFLMETMHRDHIVGAFAERDWWENEDGTTVWIEREFDAVDGVSREWLRWSRAGKTGEKYHELRIRNATEWDVLLRRAGLEPVEWYGDWENAPFIHTSEDLIVVARRKR, from the coding sequence ATGACCGCACCATCCGACTGGTGGGCAGACTACTTCGACGAGAAGTTCGTCGACCTCTACCGCCACTTCCTCACGAACGAGCGCACCGAACGCGAGGTCGCCGGCATTCGGGAGATGCTCTCCCTCGCGCCCGGCGCCGAGGTGCTGGACCTGGCCTGCGGCTGGGGCCGCCACTCCATCGAGCTGGCGGAGGCGGGGTTCCGCGTGACCGGCCTGGACTTCTCGCCCACGCTGCTCGCGTCCGCGCGCAAGCGGGCGAAGGCCGCGGGCGTAACGGTGGATTTCGTGAAGGGCGACATGCGCGAGGTGCCGTGGACCGGGCGGTTCGATGCAGTGCTCTCCCTCTTCTCGTCGCTCGGCTACTTCCTTTCGGACGAGGAAGACCTGCGCGTCCTCCGGTCCGCGCACGATGCGCTGAAGCCGGCCGGGCTGTTCCTGATGGAGACGATGCACCGCGACCACATCGTCGGCGCATTCGCCGAGCGCGACTGGTGGGAGAACGAGGATGGCACCACCGTCTGGATCGAGCGCGAGTTCGACGCGGTGGACGGCGTCAGCCGCGAGTGGCTGCGCTGGAGCCGCGCCGGCAAGACGGGCGAGAAGTACCACGAGCTGCGCATCCGCAACGCGACCGAGTGGGACGTGCTGCTCCGCCGCGCCGGCCTGGAGCCCGTCGAGTGGTACGGCGACTGGGAGAACGCGCCCTTCATCCACACCTCCGAAGACCTCATCGTCGTCGCCCGCCGCAAGCGCTGA
- a CDS encoding cobalamin B12-binding domain-containing protein, giving the protein MPERKIRVLVAKPGLDGHDRGAKVIAAALRDAGMEVIYTGLHQTPEMVVAAAVQEDVDVVAMSILSGAHMTLFPRVQELLEEEGADHILLTGGGIIPEEDMAALEKRGVGKLFGPGTTTGAAVEYIRSWFSEHGRDREAAEQ; this is encoded by the coding sequence ATGCCTGAACGGAAGATCCGCGTCCTCGTCGCCAAGCCGGGGCTGGACGGCCACGACCGCGGCGCCAAGGTGATCGCCGCCGCGCTCCGCGACGCGGGCATGGAGGTCATCTACACCGGCCTGCACCAGACGCCTGAGATGGTGGTGGCGGCCGCGGTGCAGGAAGACGTGGACGTGGTGGCCATGTCCATCCTCTCCGGCGCGCACATGACGCTCTTCCCGCGCGTGCAGGAGCTGCTGGAAGAAGAGGGCGCCGACCACATCCTGCTCACCGGCGGCGGCATCATCCCCGAGGAGGACATGGCGGCGCTGGAGAAGCGCGGCGTGGGCAAGCTGTTCGGGCCCGGGACCACCACGGGCGCCGCGGTGGAGTACATCCGCTCCTGGTTCTCGGAGCACGGGCGCGACCGCGAAGCCGCCGAGCAGTGA